From Antedon mediterranea chromosome 9, ecAntMedi1.1, whole genome shotgun sequence, a single genomic window includes:
- the LOC140059429 gene encoding striatin-interacting protein 1 homolog isoform X1: MDPPSTNLAAKRAGGLPKLRELLRRQRRDSDSQNDSPDLDFEYEDADKYATEISELYSYTEEVEFSLAQKSFEEDYHSREDKKWTEIDFEARRMHVVHLLNNVDVAKRDQRMKAARAILYLAQGNFGEVSCEEEQMEWTRKNCFLIYECGALNVFVELLCLEAGNLVAATTALRKPAVSIVDSSDLRVILSLLYIMVETLRREDSSSSRDSEEEMKLRTNLQCEIGQPIREDDSLAIILFNMVTKFCSGHAPHFPIKKVLLLLWKVILFSLGGLHDHQILKDKTRELLGLPTLIEDSVQITKNLRAVSPPASAVDMLDLQGRKGNRPPPLKRDGIDESLPSEDGERKEDELKDEVHNMSDDEDENGLPPLPDTPREPRSLPWTPKVRQRDVEMFLDHTRNKFVGFQVESDSTTLAGLPNPIHEGYNVLEKHLYVSLAELQVRREEEINKHPLSKGDEDIPNTAAEILYQAMLSSLPQYMIALLKILLAAAPTSKAKTDSINILADVLPEEMPMTVLQSMKLGVDVNRHKEIIVKAISGLLLLLLKHFKLNHVYQFEFMSQHLVFANCIPLVLKFFNQNILAYIGAKNSIPAIDFPSCVIGDQAELTADSLEAGDNIPYCWRNLFSCINLLRILNKLTKWKHSRTMMLVVFKSAPILKRALKVKQAMMQLYVLKLLKVQTKYLGRQWRKSNMRTMSAIYQKVRHRLNDDWAYGNDMDARPWDFQAEECALRTCVDRFNSRRYDTDSGKDPDLQPVDNNIQSVLGQEMDLSEEFKRFYEIWLDREVFTSQINWDLLLKDKIYV; this comes from the exons aTGGATCCTCCTTCAACCAATTTAGCAGCAAAACGAGCTGGTGGTTTGCCGAAATTAAGGGAACTTTTAAGACGACAGAGGAGAGATTCTGAC tcTCAAAATGACAGTCCTGATCTTGATTTTGAATATGAGGATGCTGATAAATATGCAACTGAAATATCAG AGTTGTATAGTTACACAGAGGAAGTTGAATTTTCATTAGCACAGAAAAGCTTTGAAGAGGATTACCATTCACGGG AGGATAAAAAATGGACAGAGATTGATTTTGAAGCGAGGCGGATGCATGTTGTGCACCTTCTAAACAATGTGGACGTGGCCAAACGGGACCAGCGAATGAAAGCGGCTAGAGCTATTCTGTACCTTGCACAAG gaaATTTTGGTGAAGTGAGCTGCGAAGAAGAGCAAATGGAATGGACACGAAAGAACTGCTTCCTCATATATGAATGTGGCGCCCTCAACGTCTTTGTTGAACTTCTATGTTTAGAAGCAGG aaatttgGTTGCGGCAACCACAGCTTTAAGAAAGCCAGCAGTGTCAATTGTTGATAGTTCAGATCTTAG AGTAATATTGAGTCTGCTTTATATAATGGTGGAAACATTACGGAGAGAggacagcagcagcagcagggATAGTGAAGAAGAAATGAAACTGCGCACAAATCTACAATGTGAAATAG GTCAGCCAATCAGAGAGGACGATTCCCTTGCCATTATCTTATTCAACATGGTTACTAAATTCTGTAGCGGCCACGCTCCTCACTTTCCTATTAAAAAGGTCCTTCTTTTACTTTGGAAAGTTATTTTG tttTCCCTCGGTGGTTTGCATGATCATCAGATTTTAAAAGACAAAACGAGAGAATTACTTGGACTTCCGACGTTGATAGAGGACAGCGTTCAAATTACTAAGAACTTGAGGGCAGTATCACCACCAGCATCGGCAGTAGACATGTTGGATTTGCAGGGCCGCAAGGGTAATCGACCACCACCACTTAAAAGG GACGGTATTGATGAGTCTTTACCGTCGGAAGATGGAGAAAGAAAAGAGGATGAACTGAAGGACGAGGTGCACAATATGagtgatgatgaagatgagAATGGCTTGCCTCCTCTTCCAGACACTCCGAGGGAACCTCGTTCTTTACCATGGACTCCAAAAGTCAG ACAACGAGATGTTGAAATGTTTCTTGATCATACAAGAAACAAGTTTGTTGGTTTTCAAGTTGAAAG TGATTCAACAACATTGGCTGGTCTACCAAATCCAATTCATGAAGGCTATAATGTCTTGGAAAAG CATCTATATGTATCGTTAGCTGAGCTTCAGGTGAGAAGAGAAGAAGAAATTAACAAGCATCCATTATCTAAG GGAGATGAGGATATACCCAACACAGCTGCAGAAATTCTGTATCAAGCAATGTTGTCTAGTCTCCCACAGTACATG aTTGCATTGTTGAAGATTTTACTAGCAGCAGCACCTACATCAAAAGCTAAAACAGACTCTATTAACATTCTGGCTGATGTACTCCCAGAAGAAATGCC AATGACAGTATTACAATCAATGAAACTTGGTGTTGATGTCAACCGACACAAGGAGATCATTGTCAAAGCAATATCTGGACTTCTATTATTGCttcttaaacattttaaactCAATCATGTTTATCag TTTGAGTTCATGAGTCAACACTTAGTATTTGCTAACTGCATCCCACTGGTTCTTAAGTTCTTCAATCAAAATATACTTGCTTACATTGGAGCAAAAAATAG TATACCAGCAATAGATTTCCCATCATGTGTAATTGGTGACCAAGCTGAACTGACGGCAGACAGCCTA gAAGCTGGTGATAATATTCCATATTGTTGGAGGAATTTATTTTCCTGTATTAATTTACTGAGGATTCTTAATAAACTCACTAAATGGAAACATTCTAGAACAATG ATGCTTGTTGTATTTAAGTCAGCACCAATTCTTAAACGTGCATTGAAAGTGAAACAAGCTATGATGCAGTTGTACGTGCTTAAATTGCTTAAAGTTCAGACTAAGTACTTGGGACGACAGTGGCGTAAGAGTAACATGAGGACAATGTCTGCCATATACCAAAAGGTTCGTCATCGGCTCAATGATGACTGGGCTTACGGAAATG ATATGGATGCTCGTCCGTGGGATTTCCAGGCAGAAGAGTGCGCTCTCAGGACATGTGTTGATCGCTTTAACTCGCGTCGGTATGATACCGATTCTGGTAAAGATCCTGACTTACAACCAGTTGATAACAATATACAAAGTGTTCTTGGACAAGAAATGGATTTAAGTGAAGAGTTTAAGCGATTTTATGAAATTTGGTTAGATAGAGAAGTGTTCACATCACAGATAAATTGGGATCTTCTACTCAAAGATAAAATTTATGTTTGA
- the LOC140059429 gene encoding striatin-interacting protein 1 homolog isoform X2 — MDPPSTNLAAKRAGGLPKLRELLRRQRRDSDSQNDSPDLDFEYEDADKYATEISELYSYTEEVEFSLAQKSFEEDYHSREDKKWTEIDFEARRMHVVHLLNNVDVAKRDQRMKAARAILYLAQGNFGEVSCEEEQMEWTRKNCFLIYECGALNVFVELLCLEAGNLVAATTALRKPAVSIVDSSDLRVILSLLYIMVETLRREDSSSSRDSEEEMKLRTNLQCEIGQPIREDDSLAIILFNMVTKFCSGHAPHFPIKKVLLLLWKVILFSLGGLHDHQILKDKTRELLGLPTLIEDSVQITKNLRAVSPPASAVDMLDLQGRKGNRPPPLKRVLVKQDGIDESLPSEDGERKEDELKDEVHNMSDDEDENGLPPLPDTPREPRSLPWTPKVRQRDVEMFLDHTRNKFVGFQVESDSTTLAGLPNPIHEGYNVLEKHLYVSLAELQVRREEEINKHPLSKGDEDIPNTAAEILYQAMLSSLPQYMIALLKILLAAAPTSKAKTDSINILADVLPEEMPMTVLQSMKLGVDVNRHKEIIVKAISGLLLLLLKHFKLNHVYQFEFMSQHLVFANCIPLVLKFFNQNILAYIGAKNSIPAIDFPSCVIGDQAELTADSLEAGDNIPYCWRNLFSCINLLRILNKLTKWKHSRTMMLVVFKSAPILKRALKVKQAMMQLYVLKLLKVQTKYLGRQWRKSNMRTMSAIYQKVRHRLNDDWAYGNDMDARPWDFQAEECALRTCVDRFNSRRYDTDSGKDPDLQPVDNNIQSVLGQEMDLSEEFKRFYEIWLDREVFTSQINWDLLLKDKIYV, encoded by the exons aTGGATCCTCCTTCAACCAATTTAGCAGCAAAACGAGCTGGTGGTTTGCCGAAATTAAGGGAACTTTTAAGACGACAGAGGAGAGATTCTGAC tcTCAAAATGACAGTCCTGATCTTGATTTTGAATATGAGGATGCTGATAAATATGCAACTGAAATATCAG AGTTGTATAGTTACACAGAGGAAGTTGAATTTTCATTAGCACAGAAAAGCTTTGAAGAGGATTACCATTCACGGG AGGATAAAAAATGGACAGAGATTGATTTTGAAGCGAGGCGGATGCATGTTGTGCACCTTCTAAACAATGTGGACGTGGCCAAACGGGACCAGCGAATGAAAGCGGCTAGAGCTATTCTGTACCTTGCACAAG gaaATTTTGGTGAAGTGAGCTGCGAAGAAGAGCAAATGGAATGGACACGAAAGAACTGCTTCCTCATATATGAATGTGGCGCCCTCAACGTCTTTGTTGAACTTCTATGTTTAGAAGCAGG aaatttgGTTGCGGCAACCACAGCTTTAAGAAAGCCAGCAGTGTCAATTGTTGATAGTTCAGATCTTAG AGTAATATTGAGTCTGCTTTATATAATGGTGGAAACATTACGGAGAGAggacagcagcagcagcagggATAGTGAAGAAGAAATGAAACTGCGCACAAATCTACAATGTGAAATAG GTCAGCCAATCAGAGAGGACGATTCCCTTGCCATTATCTTATTCAACATGGTTACTAAATTCTGTAGCGGCCACGCTCCTCACTTTCCTATTAAAAAGGTCCTTCTTTTACTTTGGAAAGTTATTTTG tttTCCCTCGGTGGTTTGCATGATCATCAGATTTTAAAAGACAAAACGAGAGAATTACTTGGACTTCCGACGTTGATAGAGGACAGCGTTCAAATTACTAAGAACTTGAGGGCAGTATCACCACCAGCATCGGCAGTAGACATGTTGGATTTGCAGGGCCGCAAGGGTAATCGACCACCACCACTTAAAAGG GTGTTGGTAAAACAGGACGGTATTGATGAGTCTTTACCGTCGGAAGATGGAGAAAGAAAAGAGGATGAACTGAAGGACGAGGTGCACAATATGagtgatgatgaagatgagAATGGCTTGCCTCCTCTTCCAGACACTCCGAGGGAACCTCGTTCTTTACCATGGACTCCAAAAGTCAG ACAACGAGATGTTGAAATGTTTCTTGATCATACAAGAAACAAGTTTGTTGGTTTTCAAGTTGAAAG TGATTCAACAACATTGGCTGGTCTACCAAATCCAATTCATGAAGGCTATAATGTCTTGGAAAAG CATCTATATGTATCGTTAGCTGAGCTTCAGGTGAGAAGAGAAGAAGAAATTAACAAGCATCCATTATCTAAG GGAGATGAGGATATACCCAACACAGCTGCAGAAATTCTGTATCAAGCAATGTTGTCTAGTCTCCCACAGTACATG aTTGCATTGTTGAAGATTTTACTAGCAGCAGCACCTACATCAAAAGCTAAAACAGACTCTATTAACATTCTGGCTGATGTACTCCCAGAAGAAATGCC AATGACAGTATTACAATCAATGAAACTTGGTGTTGATGTCAACCGACACAAGGAGATCATTGTCAAAGCAATATCTGGACTTCTATTATTGCttcttaaacattttaaactCAATCATGTTTATCag TTTGAGTTCATGAGTCAACACTTAGTATTTGCTAACTGCATCCCACTGGTTCTTAAGTTCTTCAATCAAAATATACTTGCTTACATTGGAGCAAAAAATAG TATACCAGCAATAGATTTCCCATCATGTGTAATTGGTGACCAAGCTGAACTGACGGCAGACAGCCTA gAAGCTGGTGATAATATTCCATATTGTTGGAGGAATTTATTTTCCTGTATTAATTTACTGAGGATTCTTAATAAACTCACTAAATGGAAACATTCTAGAACAATG ATGCTTGTTGTATTTAAGTCAGCACCAATTCTTAAACGTGCATTGAAAGTGAAACAAGCTATGATGCAGTTGTACGTGCTTAAATTGCTTAAAGTTCAGACTAAGTACTTGGGACGACAGTGGCGTAAGAGTAACATGAGGACAATGTCTGCCATATACCAAAAGGTTCGTCATCGGCTCAATGATGACTGGGCTTACGGAAATG ATATGGATGCTCGTCCGTGGGATTTCCAGGCAGAAGAGTGCGCTCTCAGGACATGTGTTGATCGCTTTAACTCGCGTCGGTATGATACCGATTCTGGTAAAGATCCTGACTTACAACCAGTTGATAACAATATACAAAGTGTTCTTGGACAAGAAATGGATTTAAGTGAAGAGTTTAAGCGATTTTATGAAATTTGGTTAGATAGAGAAGTGTTCACATCACAGATAAATTGGGATCTTCTACTCAAAGATAAAATTTATGTTTGA
- the LOC140059596 gene encoding DNA-binding protein P3A2-like, whose protein sequence is MMLNDDMSEPSSPETAFDDPELIAGMTDEVTSQLAHAGPIGVAAAAAIATGKKRKRPHSFETNPSVRRRQQTRLLRKLRATIDEYTTRVGQQAVIICCVPGKGEKTFKVSGSCPLEGVIRNCRTVIMQDLEGALAQQAPAPPPENTNLHELPPLVIDGIPTPVDKMTQAQLRGFIPLMLKYSTGRGKPGWGKETCKPVWWPSDLPWANVRSDVRCEEEKQKVTWTHALRTIVKNCYKHHGREDLLPDFQETDQQHHHHHHQLIPSHTVVQTINNADGTLSLIQVDTGNTVATLTDVSQVQQIQHVQQLSQVQQLGHLQHVQQVLIQQAPLQTHTSMGVSQQAEATQAVQTLAEVAAATQNGTPVSVQMNSDGGHTVATLTEATLSDGGQLMLSAGPAQSIVIPASIYPVSTINEQMQIHQQHQQTIQTIAASEVNTLTVQAEQTAHHHQQQQQQQQHSNPNVPVASQAVEVVTLQDTPVVEQQQ, encoded by the exons ATGATGTTGAACGATGATATGAGTGAGCCATCGTCGCCTGAAACAGCTTTTGATGATCCAGAGTTGATCGCTGGTATGACGGATGAAGTGACATCACAGTTGGCACATGCAG GTCCTATAGGTGTAGCAGCTGCTGCTGCCATAGCAACAGGGAAGAAAAGGAAGCGCCCTCACTCTTTTGAAACAAACCCTTCAGTTCGACGTAGACAGCAAACTAGACTACTGAG aaAACTGCGAGCTACAATAGATGAATACACAACAAGAGTGGGACAACAGGCTGTAATAATCTGTTGCGTTCCTGGTAAAGGAGAAAAGACTTTCAAAGTGTCTGGTTCGTGTCCGTTGGAAGGTGTT atTCGTAATTGTCGGACAGTGATTATGCAAGATTTGGAAGGTGCTTTAGCTCAACAGGCTCCAGCTCCACCTCCAGAAAATACAAACTTACATGAACTACCACCACTAGTCATTGATGGTATCCCCACACCTGTGGACAAAATGACACAAGCCCAGCTTAGGGGATTTATACCTCTGATGCTCAAGTATTCAACTGGAAGGGGCAAACCTGGTTGGGGAAAGGAGACATGTAAACCTGTTTGGTGGCCGTCAGATTTACCTTGGGCTAATGTAAGAAGTGATGTCCGATGCGAGGAAGAAAAACAAAAG GTGACTTGGACTCATGCACTGCGTACAATTGTCAAAAACTGTTACAAACATCATGGCCGTGAAGATTTGTTGCCAGATTTTCAAGAAACTGATCAACagcatcaccaccaccaccatcaacTCATACCATCACATACTGTTGTACAAACTATTAATAACGCTGATGGAACACTTTCACTTATACAAGTTGATACAGGAAACACAGTAGCTACTCTTACGGATGTCTCG CAAGTGCAACAGATCCAGCATGTACAGCAACTAAGCCAAGTGCAGCAACTTGGACACTTACAACATGTACAACAAGTATTAATACAACAAGCTCCACTTCAAACACATACAAGCATGGGAGTAAGCCAACAAGCTGAGGCTACACAAGCAGTTCAAACTCTTGCTGAAGTAGCCGCTGCTACACAAAATGGTACACCTGTATCGGTACAGATGAACAGTGATGGTGGTCACACAGTAGCAACGCTCACTGAGGCTACACTGTCAGATGGAGGCCAGCTTATGCTTTCTGCTGGCCCAGCACAAA GTATTGTGATCCCTGCATCAATATACCCAGTGTCAACTATCAACGAACAAATGCAGATACACCAACAACACCAACAAACTATACAAACAATAGCAGCAAGTGAAGTTAATACACTGACAGTACAAGCAGAACAAACTgctcatcatcatcaacaacaacaacaacaacaacaacatagCAATCCTAATGTGCCTGTTGCTTCACAAGCTGTGGAAGTTGTAACATTACAAGACACACCGGTGGTAGaacaacaacaataa